The sequence GATATGCGTGCCGTCACACGTAGAGCCAAAGCCAACGACCTCAGCATAAATTTTAGCTCCTCTTTTTAAGGCGCTCTCTTCGCTTTCAAGCACTAAAAATCCAGCCCCCTCGCCAAGCACCAAGCCATCTCTATCTTTTTCAAACGGCGTTGGTGTCAAATTTGGCGCGTGGTTTTTGACACTAGTCGCGTAGAGCTTGTCAAAGACGTACGCCTCGCTCACGCAAAGCTCCTCAGCCCCGCCAGCTAGCATCATATCTATGCTGCCATTTTTTATGCTCTCGTACGCATAGCCAATGGCGTGTGAGCCGCTCGTACATGCCGAAGATGTAGGGATGATGCGCCCTTTTAACGAGTAAAATAGCGCGATATTTGCTGCTGTGGTGTGAGGCATCATTTTTATGTAGGTATTTGCGTTAAAACCGCTATCCATGTCCAAAACTAGCTTTGCCATGTCAAGGATAGAGTCCGTGCTACCAGTGCTTGAGCCACTCGCCACACCCATCCTGCCATCTTGCACACTTGGGTCTAAATTTGCAGCCTGCAAGCCTTCGCCATTTAGCAAACCAGCATCTTTTAAAGCAAGTCCAGCTGCGTGCACGCTATAAGTTGAGACCTTGCCAAGGCTTCTTAGCTGTTTTCTGTCCCACTCCTGTGGGTGTTTGTAGTCTATGATAGGTGCTGCTAGGCGTGTGTTTAGCTCCTTATAGTCCTCCCACTCGCTCATATATCTCACGGCGTTTTTGCCTGCAAGAAATTTAGCCCTCATCTCATCCCAGCTGTTGCCAAAAGCACTGACTGCGCCGATACCTGTGACAAATACACGCATTAGCAAAGTCCTCCATTTACGCCGACGACCTGTCTTGTGATGTAGCTAGCTTCGCCACTTAGTAGAAATTTAACAAGTCCTGCCACCTCATCTGCCTCGCCAGCTCTTTTTGCAGGTATGGCCTTTAGCACCTCATCTAAAAAGTCGCTATTTAAAATTTCTTCGCTCATATCTGTCTTTATAAGCCCTGGTGCCACGCAGTTTACTGTTATGCCCCTGCTGGCAAGCTCGACTGCAAGGGCTTTGCTAGCACCTATGATGCCAGCTTTGCTAGCTGAGTAATTCACCTGACCTCTGTTGCCAATGACCCCTGAAACAGAGCTTAGTGTCACTATCCTAGCTGGCTTTCTAGCCCTTATCATGGGCATTAGTGCTGGTCTTAGGACGTTGTAAAAGCCATTTAAATTTACATCTATCACATCAAACCACTCTTCGTCACTTAGCCCCACAAAGGTATTATCCCTTGTTATGCCAGCGTTTAAAATAACGCCGTAATAGACGCCATTTGCCTCCATGTCGGCCTCTATGGCCTCTTTTGCCGCAGCAGTGTCAGCCACGTCAAATGTCATAAATTTAGCCCCAAGCTCACTAGCCATCTTTAAAAGCTCATCGCTCTTACTTCTTGCGTGAAGCACCACTTCGTATTCGCCAGCAAGACACCTAGCAATGCTAGCTCCTATGCCTCTACTTGATCCAGTTATCAATACTCTCTTACTCACTAAGTGCCTTTTTTACAAATTCTTCATCAGGGCTCATCACGTTTAAAACCGCCCTTGCGCCAAGCTCACCATTTACAAAAAGCTCGCTGTCATAAACGCCAAATCCACTCTCATCTTGGATCGAGCACTTTGAGATGATCACTATCTCATCGCCCACTTTAAAATATGGCCTAAAAATTTCAAATTTTCTACTACCAAGTAAAAAGCCAAATATCGCCTTCTCGCCGCGCAGCTCACGCATTTTTGAGTCGTAAATCCCAAGGCTTTGAGCCATCATCTCTATCGCCTTTTGCGTCATAAATTTACCATCTTCTAAAAAGGGATTTTGCTCATTTATCACGCTTCTTACTTTTATGCTCTCGCAAGGGATAAATTCCAAAATTTCATCGATCAAGGTTATGGCGCTGCTGTGCGGCAAATAATCACTTATCATCATCTCACTCTTTTAAATATTATCGCGGCGTTATCTCCGCCAAAGGCAAAAGATAGCGACATCGCTGTTTTTACGTCAAATTTCGTGCCACTTTTTACTAAATTTATAGCCTCCAAGCTCTCATCATACTCGCCGTCATAAACGTGTGGCGGCAAGGTGCTATTTTCCTCCATGCAAAGCATGGCGCAAATGGCACTCTCAATAGCTCCAGCAGCCCCAAGCGTGTGACCGATCTGTGGCTTTAGCGTGCTTACAAAGGTGGCACCAAGCGTTAAATTTACAGCTTTTGCCTCCATTTTGTCATTTGCCTGCGTGCCGGTGCCATGCAAATTTACATAGTCCACGCCGCTCATGCTGGCTCTTTTTAGCGCGCCCTCTATGCAATCTACCGCCATTTTAGCGCTAAAATCAGGCT is a genomic window of Campylobacter concisus containing:
- a CDS encoding beta-ketoacyl-ACP synthase translates to MRVFVTGIGAVSAFGNSWDEMRAKFLAGKNAVRYMSEWEDYKELNTRLAAPIIDYKHPQEWDRKQLRSLGKVSTYSVHAAGLALKDAGLLNGEGLQAANLDPSVQDGRMGVASGSSTGSTDSILDMAKLVLDMDSGFNANTYIKMMPHTTAANIALFYSLKGRIIPTSSACTSGSHAIGYAYESIKNGSIDMMLAGGAEELCVSEAYVFDKLYATSVKNHAPNLTPTPFEKDRDGLVLGEGAGFLVLESEESALKRGAKIYAEVVGFGSTCDGTHITRPQSATMKAAMSLALRAAKLEPKSIGYVNAHATATKHGDIAESIATNELFGEDIAISSLKSYLGHTLGACGGLEAIASIMMMREELFFPTINLNVTDPECAKLNYLKEPTPIKTDFVMSNNFAFGGVNTSLIFKRVDNKF
- a CDS encoding thioester dehydrase, producing the protein MMISDYLPHSSAITLIDEILEFIPCESIKVRSVINEQNPFLEDGKFMTQKAIEMMAQSLGIYDSKMRELRGEKAIFGFLLGSRKFEIFRPYFKVGDEIVIISKCSIQDESGFGVYDSELFVNGELGARAVLNVMSPDEEFVKKALSE
- the fabG gene encoding 3-oxoacyl-ACP reductase FabG, with product MSKRVLITGSSRGIGASIARCLAGEYEVVLHARSKSDELLKMASELGAKFMTFDVADTAAAKEAIEADMEANGVYYGVILNAGITRDNTFVGLSDEEWFDVIDVNLNGFYNVLRPALMPMIRARKPARIVTLSSVSGVIGNRGQVNYSASKAGIIGASKALAVELASRGITVNCVAPGLIKTDMSEEILNSDFLDEVLKAIPAKRAGEADEVAGLVKFLLSGEASYITRQVVGVNGGLC